A window of Bacillus toyonensis BCT-7112 genomic DNA:
CACCACTTCGTCGTACTACAACGCCAGAAGAGGTTGGAGATACAGCAGTATTCCTATTCAGTGATTTAGCACGCGGTGTAACAGGAGAAAATATTCACGTTGATTCAGGATATCATATTTTAGGATAAATATTGATTATAGTTTTTAAAGGACAGTCTCTAAAAGTTGAGGCTGTCCTTTTTTATTGTTCTCAGAAAGAACGATTTTTAACGAAAGTTCTTGCCACGTTATGAATATAACTATAATAGTACACGATTTATTCAGCGACGTATGGAAGTGGGAGGGACGAGTGTGAAGAATAAAAATAAAAGTTCAACAGTTGGAAAACCGTTGTTATATATTGCGCAAGTAAATTTAGAACTTGCTGCACCGAAAATAAAACGAATTATATTAACGAATTTTGAAGATGAGGACCGAGAAGAGAAAAGTAATAGAAACGAAAATGTTGTAAGTAGTGCTGTGGAAGAGGTGATAGAACAAGAAGAGCAGCAAATAGAAGAAAAAATAGAAGAAGAGGAACAAGAAGAGCAAGAAGAACAACAGCAAGTGAGAGCCGTCCCGTACAATAAATCATTTAAAGATATGAATAATGAAGAAAAAATTCATTTTTTATTAAATCGTCCTCATTACATTCCGAAAGTAAGATGTAGGATAAGAACGACTACCGTCTCATATATAGGATCGATTATATCGTATCGTAATGGCATTGTATCCATTATGCCACCAAATAGTATGAGA
This region includes:
- a CDS encoding spore coat CotO family protein — protein: MEVGGTSVKNKNKSSTVGKPLLYIAQVNLELAAPKIKRIILTNFEDEDREEKSNRNENVVSSAVEEVIEQEEQQIEEKIEEEEQEEQEEQQQVRAVPYNKSFKDMNNEEKIHFLLNRPHYIPKVRCRIRTTTVSYIGSIISYRNGIVSIMPPNSMRDVRLSIEDIKSIDMAGF